CGCGTGGTGTGGGACTACTGCGATCGCCATCAGCTTCGCCGCCCCAACCGCTGCACTACCGTCCAGCCTGCGGGCACAAAATCCCTGCTGACAGGCGCATCTCCCGGCTGGCACCCGCCCAAGGCCCAGCGCTTCATCCGCCGCATCACCTTCCGCAAGAATGATCCCGTGGCGCTGGCCTGCCTCGACTACGGCTACAGCATCGTGCCGTCGCAATCCGACAAAGACGACGACGGCAACCTGCTGAACGACCCGTTTGACCCGCGCTGCACCGAATGGCTGGTGGAAATTCCCGTCGAGGTTCCCTGGGCCAACCTGCCAGGAGCCGACGAAATCGAAATTGAGAAATTCAGCGCCCTGGCCCAGTTCGATTTCTACATGCAGGTGCAGCAGCATTACACCGCCCACAACACCAGCGCCACCATCGAGCTAAACGAAGACGAGATCGAGCCGCTGGCCCAGGCCATTCATGGGGCGATCGCCCAGGATCAGGGCTACATCAGCGCTGCCCTGCTAGCCCGGTTCAACGCGCCCTTCCCCCGGCTGCCCTTCGAGAAGATCGATCGGGCTACATACCTGAAGCTCCAGCGCGAAGTCCAAGAGCGACAGCGCACGGCCGACTTTTACGCAGCCCTAGCCCGCTACGATTCCGGGGAACTGGTGGAAGCTGGGCCCGCTGGCTGCGACAGCGACAAGTGTATGTTGCCGGAGCAGGGACAATAAAGATCGGCAATCTGGAGAGTCAATACTAGAGTCAATACCAAGAGTGACGATGTTGCTTGGCAGGGCTTGATGTTCTGCTAGCATTGATGAACCTGGAGCCAACTCTCCAGACTTGCCAGCAGCCAGAGTTTGACACCATAGCGCCGCCAAGTGTCGCCGCGGTAGGCAAGCCAATCTCGAATCAAGGACTGATTGAGGTAAGGAGCGATCGCCGCTTGCCGATTTAGCAGCAATGCTCTTGCCTCTGGCTGCCAGTGTTTTTGAAACCCAATCTGCACCGGCACCATCATCCCGCTTTTGGGGCGGTTCACAATGACATCCGGTAATAAATCCGCCACCGCTTGCTTGAGGACGGCTTTTTCCTGAACGCCGGAGAGCTTGTGTTCTGGCGGAATTTGCATACTTAGATCAACCATGCGCGGATCAAACAGGGGCGATCGCCCTTCTAAACCGACTGCTCGCGTTAAGTTGCTGACCTTCGTCAAAATGTGGTCTGTCCCCTTGAAGCGGATATTAATTGCCATCAGTCGGTTCAGATATAGCAATTTCTAGCCTAGTGAGGCGTATTTTGATATAATCTATTCAGTGAATTTACTTTACCCTTAACTCAAATGCGACCCTACTCACTAGATCTTAGACAAAAAATTATTGATGTCTACATTGAAGGGAATACGTCGCAACGTCAAATCGCTCAACAATTTCGAGTTGCTTACAGTTTCGTGCGAAAGCTGATCAAACAATATCGGGAAACAGGTGAGATTGCCCCCAAACGCCGCACTGAGCAAACGCCAACCAAATTAAGTAATGAGCAACTAGAGATCCTAAAAACGATTGCTGAATCAAATCATGACGCGACATTGGCAGAGTTGTGTGACTTGCTGGAACAAAGGGTCGGTGTTCGGATTGGCGTTTCGACGATGTTTCGTATGTTAGAGAAACTGAACTTAACCCTTAAAAAAAACGCTGTATCCCGACAAAAAGGAAACTGAACGGGTGCAAATCGAACGAGTCAAATTTTGGCAACTGGTTCGAGGATTCCTGGCTCAAGACTTAATCTTTATTGACGAATCAGGAGTGAACCTGGCTTTGACTCGACTCCGGGCACGTGCCCCGAAAGGAAAACGAGCCCATGGTAAGCGTCCCAGCAAACGAGGGAAACGGGTCTCGATTCTTGGTGCAATTAGCCTTAAAAAGGTAATTACCTATTCCAATCTCATCGGTTCAGTCGATGGACTTACCTTTGAAGCCTTCATTTCCCAGAGACTCGTTCCTAAGTTGTGGAAAGGGGCATGTGTCATCATGGATAACTGCTCGATTCATCTTGGTGAAGAAGTTAGGAGGTTGATTGAGGATGCAGGTGCTAAACTGATGTTTCTACCGCCGTACTCGCCGGACTTTTCACCCATCGAGAATTGCTTTTCAAAGATTAAGAGTATTCTGCGCTCCCTTGGGGCACGGAGCTATCTTGATCTAGACAAAGCCATTGAGGAGTCCTTCTCCCAAGTGTCATTGAATGACCTACAGAATTGGTTCTCCCATTGCTGTTACTATGCCTCGCCAGAATGAAAAACGCTATAATGCAGGTCTGAATTGAGCCAGCCCTCAAGGTAGTAGGGTTCTGACCGTATCGCTTGCCATATTTCTGGCTTAAGCAGTTGCGGCAAATCAGTAGCGCACTTTTGGAAGCTGACGAGGTAGGCATGAACCGCATCTTGTTGGTTAAAACTGCCATATACACTTTGGATCAGCATCGGCTGATTTTTTGGGCCGCCAAAGCACGGATCACCGCCTTCACCATTTAAAGCTACGTTCACGAACTGCTTTGCCACACGTCCCAGCAAGAGATTTGGAACCGTCAGCGGATCGCCAATGGGATTATCCAAATGAACCATCGCTTCAGGCAAAAATGCCCACAGGTCAGACAGAGAAATTTCAAGGATATGATGATGAGTTTGACAATGTTGGGCGACCAGTGAAGAGAACTCTAACTCATTCGGATATGGCTTACCAAAGTGAATAGAAAAGGTATGCACAGGTGCATTGTGAAGTTGACGGGCGAGTGCTGTCACACAGCTTGAGTCAATCCCCCCTGATAGAAAGCAGCCAACGGGTTCATGGTTAGGCAGGGCATCTTTCACCGTCTCTTCTAATAGATGTCGCAATCGCTGACTGTGCCATTCAATCGGCTCTGTTGCTCCCACAATCTGCTCCTGCAACGTCCAATAGGGTTGAATTTGGTCGCTAGGCAGTTGCAGGGTTGTGCCAGGGAGCAGCTTTCGTACCCCTTTCCAGAGGGTGCGCTCGCCAGGCACAAAGGCGCAGCAGAGATAGTCCCGCAGGGCAATCTCATCCATCTCTCGGTGGTGGTGGGGCAGGAGCGATCGCATTCGGGGGGCAATCCAGCGGGTGGCTCCATCGGTTGTGTAATAAAGAGTCTGCCCACCAGCAGGGTCACGGCCGAGGGTCAACGTTTGGCGATCGCGATCGTAGACCGCAATAGCAAAGGTTCCCACAAGCTGCTGCCACGGAGCAAGGGTGTCTTCCATGCCAAGGTGCTCCCACAGATGGGCAATCAGGTGTAGGTCACTCTCCCACTGCTTGGTCAGTCCAAGGTACTCCCCTAGCAATGCGGGTTGACACAGCCAGGGGTTGCCCATCAGAACCCAACGCCTTGAAGGACTGAAGGCCGGAACTACGGCCGGCAAGGATGAAGCAGAAAGTGGAGGCGCAAAGAATGCAATGTTGCCATCTTGCCAGTCTGGTTTTTTGGGCAAGGACTCGATTGACCCAAAAGCAATTTTCCAACCTGGCGTGAATTCAGAAGCAGATGGGGGAAGTTTATGGAGTGGAGGTTGGAAAAAAGACTGAAACCGACCTTTGAGAGCTAATTTATAAAGAAAATCTAAATAGAGGCAGGCGAACCTGAGGGTGAACTTTAGTCTGAAAGAGATGCTTCTGAAGCCCGCCTATGAGTCGCCTACCGGAAATCGCCAATCCCAAGCGCAAAGCCTATCCCAGTGATATGAGAGATGCAGAATGGAGCGTTTTGCAACCGCTGATACCTGCCGGTAAAGGCTTTGGTCGTCCCCGTGAAGTGGACTTTCGAGAAATCCTCAACGCAATCTTCTACGTGCAGCGTACTGGATGCCAGTGGGAAATGCTACCGCATGACCTTCCCCCGTATACAACGGTGTACTTCTACTTTTGCAAATGGCATCGCAAGGGGATTTGGCAGCAGATGCACGACCAACGCCGAGCAGACCTGCGGCAGAAAATGGGCAGAACCATAGACTCCAGTGTGGCAATTGCTGATTCCCAATCGGTCAAGACCACCGAAAAAAGGGGGGCATCTACGGTTTCGACGGTGGCAAAAAGGTTAAGGGGCGTAAGCGCCACCTCGTTGTAGACTCCCAAGGGCTTTTAATTGGGGTATTAGTCACCGAAGCGAATGCCTCAGAACGGCTTGGAGCCGTGGTCACGCTCGATGAAGCCAGCGATAAACTCTCCCGGCTTGAGGTGGTGTGGGTAGACCAGGGGTATAGCAGCAAGAAGTTTGCCCATGCAGTCCAACAGGTCTGTGGGGAACCTGTCCGCGTAGAAGTCATCAAACGAACCTCCAAGTCGTTTGAAATTCTGCCTAAGCGCTGGATTGTGGAGCGAACTTTTGGCTGGTTGAATCGCTATCGACGCTTGAGCAAAGACTACGAATTGTATTGCGAAATGAGTGAAGCCATGATCTACGGTGCCATGATTCAATTGATGCTCAAGCGCTTGGCAGCTTAGCTACTTTATAAATCAGCTCTAACAAAGGTTCGATTTAATGGGGTTGATTATCGCAGCAGTGATCTTGGTAAAGCGTTACAGGTACCTGATCGCGATCGCCTGATTGTAGAAACCTACGTGAATCACGCTTCTGGTAAACGAGCCGTTTGCTTTTGCATTGATGTGAATCATGCTGAACGAATGGCAGAGTTGTTTCGGCAGAATAATGTGGCAGCCGCTCATGTTTCTGGGCGGATGTCCGATAAGCAAAAAGACCAGGTTTTAGCAGACTATCAAGCGGGCAAAACTCACGTCCTTTGTGCCTGTGACATTCTTAACGAAGGCTGGGACTCACCCGAAACAGAAGTCCTATTAATGGCGCGTCCGACCCTCAGCAAAGTGGTGTACGTCCAGCAGTTAGGACGGGGTACTCGCACGGCTCCGGGTAAAGAATACTTACTTGTTTTTGACTTTATTGATAACGCCAGCCGATACACTCAATCCCTCAGTACTCATCGCCTGTTCAAAAATCCTCACTATCGACCTGGAGGGCTGGTTGCCGCTCCCTCTGACCTTTTGGCAGAAGAGGAGGCCACTTACGCGAGAGGAGAAAAGCCGTCGGCGGTTTTAGGGCTACATCTCTGGGTTGATAAGTATGAGGCGATCGATATCTTCCGTTGGCAAGACGAAGTGAAGGAGATGTATAGCACTACGTATTTGGGTTAGGACGTTATCATAGAGCCATCAGGAGAGTTTAGGAACACCTATGCCCGCCCCCTTACAGC
The Thermoleptolyngbya sichuanensis A183 DNA segment above includes these coding regions:
- a CDS encoding DEAD/DEAH box helicase, whose translation is MNHAERMAELFRQNNVAAAHVSGRMSDKQKDQVLADYQAGKTHVLCACDILNEGWDSPETEVLLMARPTLSKVVYVQQLGRGTRTAPGKEYLLVFDFIDNASRYTQSLSTHRLFKNPHYRPGGLVAAPSDLLAEEEATYARGEKPSAVLGLHLWVDKYEAIDIFRWQDEVKEMYSTTYLG
- a CDS encoding IS630 family transposase (programmed frameshift), with the protein product MRPYSLDLRQKIIDVYIEGNTSQRQIAQQFRVAYSFVRKLIKQYRETGEIAPKRRTEQTPTKLSNEQLEILKTIAESNHDATLAELCDLLEQRVGVRIGVSTMFRMLEKLNLTLKKKTLYPDKKETERVQIERVKFWQLVRGFLAQDLIFIDESGVNLALTRLRARAPKGKRAHGKRPSKRGKRVSILGAISLKKVITYSNLIGSVDGLTFEAFISQRLVPKLWKGACVIMDNCSIHLGEEVRRLIEDAGAKLMFLPPYSPDFSPIENCFSKIKSILRSLGARSYLDLDKAIEESFSQVSLNDLQNWFSHCCYYASPE
- a CDS encoding IS5 family transposase (programmed frameshift), which translates into the protein MSRLPEIANPKRKAYPSDMRDAEWSVLQPLIPAGKGFGRPREVDFREILNAIFYVQRTGCQWEMLPHDLPPYTTVYFYFCKWHRKGIWQQMHDQRRADLRQKMGRTIDSSVAIADSQSVKTTEKRGGIYGFDGGKKVKGRKRHLVVDSQGLLIGVLVTEANASERLGAVVTLDEASDKLSRLEVVWVDQGYSSKKFAHAVQQVCGEPVRVEVIKRTSKSFEILPKRWIVERTFGWLNRYRRLSKDYELYCEMSEAMIYGAMIQLMLKRLAA
- a CDS encoding asparagine synthetase B family protein; the protein is MGNPWLCQPALLGEYLGLTKQWESDLHLIAHLWEHLGMEDTLAPWQQLVGTFAIAVYDRDRQTLTLGRDPAGGQTLYYTTDGATRWIAPRMRSLLPHHHREMDEIALRDYLCCAFVPGERTLWKGVRKLLPGTTLQLPSDQIQPYWTLQEQIVGATEPIEWHSQRLRHLLEETVKDALPNHEPVGCFLSGGIDSSCVTALARQLHNAPVHTFSIHFGKPYPNELEFSSLVAQHCQTHHHILEISLSDLWAFLPEAMVHLDNPIGDPLTVPNLLLGRVAKQFVNVALNGEGGDPCFGGPKNQPMLIQSVYGSFNQQDAVHAYLVSFQKCATDLPQLLKPEIWQAIRSEPYYLEGWLNSDLHYSVFHSGEA